The [Bacillus] selenitireducens MLS10 genome includes a region encoding these proteins:
- a CDS encoding putative Ig domain-containing protein, producing MFMIKRRLLLAAMLIAMMLIIPFYTYAGNDARVVLGDVISKGDQIHVPIVIRDVAYLSDARIEISLPGSDEGYQFREFQPAGRFDGRDFTVMSRVNNEKRLILEVNDAVKQTDRNKTDWTVGYLHFERERTHTFYLGEETPVSIYGVEALRNNQGSSFQPGITNGRIIYGDGPGDINGMGRANAGTAVKVLQHAIGEKELTGDAFRAADLNGDNRLNTADVDILLEYLSGNRDSVMSVVPLSSTTILQGKPFRFQLQVEHAQEPLEWGVSSGRLPTGLTLSSDGRLTGTPSRVGNAQVSITVTDRIGNEDSVTVTFTTVETSIKHIEEFNTVRAATGDDVNLPESVEVTYDDGRVEDKEVSWEIPVFDQAGSYVISGKITNLGIPLQIQVFISEQEHIAIDDITDRPDILGIHTFELTASDETHAVELAGSLMHYEGEGKFSLATTKLTSGEQVELIAYNQFGVVIDVQVLELP from the coding sequence ATGTTCATGATAAAGAGACGTTTGTTGCTTGCTGCTATGCTGATTGCAATGATGTTGATAATTCCATTTTATACATATGCTGGGAATGATGCCAGGGTTGTATTGGGTGATGTCATCTCAAAAGGTGATCAGATTCATGTTCCGATTGTGATCAGGGATGTGGCATATTTGAGCGACGCGAGAATTGAAATCAGCCTGCCAGGAAGTGATGAAGGTTATCAGTTCCGGGAGTTTCAACCAGCCGGACGGTTTGATGGCAGGGATTTTACGGTTATGTCGAGAGTGAACAATGAAAAAAGGCTCATACTCGAGGTCAATGATGCGGTTAAGCAGACGGACAGGAATAAAACGGACTGGACCGTTGGTTATCTGCACTTTGAGAGGGAAAGAACCCACACATTTTATCTTGGCGAAGAAACACCGGTTTCCATTTATGGTGTGGAGGCTTTACGGAATAATCAAGGAAGCTCCTTTCAACCGGGTATAACAAATGGCAGGATCATTTATGGTGATGGTCCAGGAGATATAAACGGCATGGGGCGTGCAAATGCAGGAACGGCAGTGAAAGTGTTGCAGCATGCCATTGGCGAAAAAGAGCTGACGGGGGATGCTTTTCGTGCCGCGGATTTAAATGGGGATAACCGTTTGAATACTGCAGATGTTGATATCCTGCTTGAATATCTGTCAGGAAACAGAGACAGTGTCATGTCGGTTGTGCCTTTGTCTTCAACAACGATATTACAGGGGAAGCCGTTTCGCTTTCAGCTCCAGGTTGAACATGCACAAGAGCCCCTGGAGTGGGGAGTCAGTTCCGGCCGTCTCCCGACAGGTTTAACTCTCAGCAGTGACGGCAGATTGACTGGAACACCGTCCAGAGTGGGAAATGCACAGGTTTCTATCACTGTCACAGACCGTATTGGAAATGAGGACAGTGTGACGGTGACGTTTACTACCGTTGAAACTTCGATTAAGCATATTGAAGAATTCAATACGGTCCGTGCTGCAACGGGAGATGATGTGAACCTGCCGGAGTCGGTGGAAGTTACCTACGACGACGGTCGCGTGGAAGATAAAGAAGTGAGCTGGGAGATTCCCGTCTTCGATCAGGCAGGATCTTATGTGATTTCTGGAAAGATAACAAATCTCGGAATTCCCTTACAAATCCAGGTGTTTATCAGTGAGCAGGAGCATATTGCCATTGATGACATCACTGACCGGCCGGATATTCTCGGGATTCATACATTCGAACTGACCGCAAGTGATGAAACCCATGCTGTTGAACTTGCAGGTAGTCTGATGCATTACGAAGGAGAAGGCAAATTCAGTCTGGCTACGACGAAACTGACAAGCGGAGAACAGGTTGAACTGATTGCCTATAACCAGTTTGGTGTAGTCATCGATGTTCAGGTTCTCGAACTGCCCTGA
- a CDS encoding RCC1 domain-containing protein, whose amino-acid sequence MGIFLRVTGLFLIVFIAVNLYFEMDVKGSFMTKDSVSTSDNHTLILKRDGSVWGFGSSTRGQLGERPPGSTPGRIHQSNGGFLDGAVSVSAGAHHSLVLMKDGTVVSFGANNQEQLGLYSNAASVSNPTVISELTDIIAVSAGSDFSLALDGSGNVWSWGSNAFGKGGHGSVGGTIATPERITDLEEPRIVQVSAGFEHAMALDDEGNVYSWGSGRYGKAGTGQTVENNPNPEVISGIPEIVSVSAGENHSLVLTRNTGAVLGFGRNDYGQIGQSGRNDHVEPVVISGLTDVTVIEAGADLSVAVTESGELYHWGRQTAGTNPQFTVNPEKMDSEHEMASVSARRDLYAVGTNGNVYRWTPGQTDPLTQNQVMQRVGGIDSVRQYPFYPYVQGDEVIFRYVGQAREVQVVGSFNQYNPIELERLEPNGSVWEAVMTLPEGEHFYGFRADNRWKVDMLNHRRTVNRSGDPFNVIEVEEFSHLSPELDGRHVTFHYSSRHDRDRLFEREAQTGRVMVTGSFNNWTEEPLQMSGHHTWTKTVSMDDGQHFYRFVVYDQNGDRREIVDPLNPQFETHAVTGNSRSFFHVTDETQVTVPVESIVIRSGFPEPLRVGEEFPVRVELQPANTTDRSIQWESSNPAVASVTQTGTVRGVSGGSAVIIAEVGGKIAMMTVEVTGSSSDVSFPQAGYENLGDRTNVAPDKEWTIRFNTALNSQTISTDHVYVMNRRGERVRDAIVRPGSRPDELDIVLTRSFTYEAGATYFLMIEEGLQNDFGWNLVEPGMMRFVVRPLN is encoded by the coding sequence ATGGGAATATTTTTACGGGTAACCGGGTTATTTTTGATTGTATTTATAGCGGTGAACCTTTATTTTGAGATGGATGTGAAAGGAAGTTTCATGACGAAAGACAGCGTGTCCACAAGTGATAACCACACGCTGATTCTGAAACGGGATGGTTCTGTTTGGGGATTTGGCTCTTCAACACGAGGTCAGCTTGGTGAGCGACCACCCGGATCAACGCCTGGTCGGATTCATCAGTCCAATGGCGGTTTTCTTGACGGCGCCGTCTCTGTCAGTGCCGGAGCGCATCACAGTCTGGTTTTGATGAAGGACGGAACTGTGGTGAGTTTTGGAGCAAACAATCAGGAGCAGCTGGGTCTTTATTCGAATGCGGCCTCGGTCAGTAATCCGACAGTGATTAGTGAGCTCACTGATATCATTGCGGTTTCTGCAGGCAGTGATTTCTCGCTTGCGCTCGACGGCAGTGGGAATGTATGGTCGTGGGGAAGCAATGCATTTGGAAAAGGCGGTCACGGTTCAGTCGGGGGAACGATCGCGACACCCGAACGAATCACAGATCTCGAAGAACCGCGAATCGTTCAGGTATCTGCCGGGTTTGAGCATGCCATGGCGCTTGACGATGAAGGGAATGTCTATTCATGGGGGTCAGGAAGATACGGTAAAGCCGGCACTGGACAAACCGTGGAGAATAACCCTAATCCCGAAGTGATTTCCGGGATTCCGGAAATTGTATCTGTTTCAGCAGGAGAAAATCACTCTCTCGTTCTGACAAGGAACACTGGTGCCGTTCTCGGTTTTGGAAGAAATGACTATGGTCAAATTGGACAAAGCGGAAGAAACGATCATGTTGAACCTGTTGTCATCAGTGGACTTACAGATGTTACAGTCATCGAAGCCGGTGCTGATCTTTCCGTTGCCGTGACGGAGAGTGGAGAGCTGTATCACTGGGGAAGACAGACGGCAGGCACAAATCCGCAGTTTACAGTCAATCCGGAAAAGATGGATTCAGAGCATGAAATGGCATCGGTCTCGGCCCGGCGTGATCTTTATGCCGTTGGGACGAATGGGAACGTCTACAGATGGACGCCAGGGCAAACGGATCCGTTAACTCAGAACCAGGTGATGCAACGGGTCGGCGGAATCGACTCCGTTCGTCAATATCCTTTTTATCCGTATGTACAAGGAGATGAAGTGATCTTTCGCTATGTTGGACAGGCGAGAGAAGTGCAGGTTGTGGGCAGCTTTAATCAGTATAACCCGATTGAACTCGAGAGACTGGAGCCGAACGGTTCTGTGTGGGAAGCCGTAATGACACTCCCTGAAGGGGAACATTTTTACGGGTTTCGTGCAGACAATCGATGGAAAGTCGACATGCTGAATCACCGGAGAACAGTAAATCGTTCAGGAGACCCTTTTAATGTCATCGAGGTGGAGGAATTCTCACATTTGAGTCCTGAACTTGATGGACGTCATGTGACGTTTCATTATTCAAGCAGGCATGATCGGGACCGGCTCTTTGAGCGGGAAGCACAGACCGGCAGGGTGATGGTCACAGGCAGCTTCAATAACTGGACGGAAGAGCCTCTGCAAATGAGCGGACATCATACATGGACAAAGACCGTCTCCATGGATGATGGACAACATTTTTACCGTTTTGTCGTGTATGACCAAAATGGGGATCGAAGAGAAATTGTTGATCCGCTTAACCCGCAATTCGAAACGCATGCGGTGACGGGTAACAGTCGCAGTTTCTTTCATGTGACGGACGAGACTCAGGTAACGGTACCTGTGGAATCGATTGTGATCCGTTCCGGTTTTCCTGAACCTCTCCGGGTGGGAGAAGAGTTTCCGGTTCGTGTTGAACTCCAGCCTGCGAATACGACGGATCGAAGCATACAATGGGAATCGAGTAACCCTGCCGTCGCATCAGTCACACAGACCGGTACGGTTCGGGGGGTTTCAGGAGGTTCAGCCGTTATCATTGCGGAAGTTGGTGGCAAAATAGCGATGATGACTGTTGAAGTGACCGGTTCATCATCTGATGTGTCTTTCCCGCAAGCAGGATACGAAAATCTCGGTGACCGTACGAATGTAGCACCAGATAAAGAATGGACGATCCGTTTCAATACCGCACTGAATTCGCAAACCATATCGACAGATCATGTCTATGTGATGAATCGGCGTGGGGAACGAGTCAGAGATGCAATAGTGAGACCGGGGTCGAGGCCTGATGAACTGGATATTGTGCTCACTCGAAGCTTTACTTATGAAGCTGGAGCGACTTATTTCCTTATGATTGAAGAGGGGCTTCAAAATGATTTCGGGTGGAATCTGGTTGAGCCAGGAATGATGAGATTTGTTGTTCGGCCATTGAACTGA
- a CDS encoding pectate lyase-like adhesive domain-containing protein has product MMNKNRGLKPFLALIMSSLVIFVAFALAPGATSDLPYTYSFEEDQSSTFNQIGTLNKMNVTFSYDIKPFDYDEAPLIKASSPGIIKGAESDGRTLTVYFSNVSRDSFLDYTCEFGDGCEQELVIPAGSLTDGHPPLPVEDYRLPFSMDDILPGFKTIFIDSTEAAVNRNVLSSNSPREVNIHIPPVYMTEIETIHRYEGIESSARLRPLTNIDIAAEDDVERIKLQFGAGNNQYDRELARRNIGGFNGFTTGQAGLEADLFDEGESNLNPEQFRANEIRLDAYDAHGRYLETRSFRLSVRDKSDDFIVNDYIGDIPDHFGETYTLYEMMEDPELLEEVVSLVPVGELNRLGVSYTNRLNSRDVSSYEELLRAVDAAGITTINLTEDINPPSGAPPLVFKKDVTVNGNGHTLGVRDLRAGDGSGSRQMAFRNINIDHGSQTSELTIHTGLNGIMILDDVSVTGGIDIRSAGERSVYLHDVEARHVDVTAREAVRVVISGNTSLEANDHRGLYVQTKANHRVDIFSNDIRVIAGNGGHIESVYVYGENTFIDYENDGSIGGIYGKGVTDLIFDEAQIGQFSVMDSQRNWSEGRVLRIEEVTLSNGTNMFFGQSNISWSLTGTNIPPNVEISWNADNSYLRIRNEDGQMPDRGVYELTFEGRSDSGDRLNYSVDLTIEIN; this is encoded by the coding sequence ATGATGAATAAGAATCGCGGTTTAAAGCCGTTCTTGGCACTGATTATGTCTTCACTGGTGATTTTTGTGGCTTTTGCCCTTGCACCGGGCGCGACGTCGGATTTGCCTTATACGTATTCATTCGAAGAGGATCAGTCCAGCACATTTAATCAGATTGGCACATTAAACAAAATGAACGTCACGTTTTCTTATGACATCAAGCCCTTTGATTATGATGAGGCACCATTGATTAAGGCATCATCGCCGGGAATAATTAAAGGGGCCGAATCAGATGGGAGAACGCTGACTGTGTATTTCTCAAATGTGTCAAGGGATTCATTTCTTGATTACACGTGTGAGTTTGGAGACGGCTGCGAGCAGGAGTTAGTGATCCCGGCAGGCTCTTTAACTGACGGGCACCCTCCTCTTCCTGTCGAAGATTATCGGCTTCCGTTCTCGATGGATGACATCTTGCCAGGATTTAAGACCATCTTTATTGACAGTACAGAAGCAGCAGTGAATCGAAATGTACTGTCCTCGAATTCGCCCAGGGAAGTGAATATACATATTCCCCCCGTATACATGACGGAGATTGAAACTATACACCGTTATGAAGGCATTGAATCGTCGGCCCGTTTGCGGCCTTTAACGAATATCGATATTGCTGCAGAAGACGACGTGGAAAGGATTAAGCTTCAGTTTGGTGCAGGGAACAATCAGTATGACAGGGAACTTGCCAGAAGAAACATCGGCGGGTTCAATGGTTTTACGACCGGACAGGCCGGGCTTGAGGCCGATTTGTTTGATGAAGGAGAGAGCAATCTTAATCCCGAACAGTTCCGTGCCAATGAGATTCGGCTGGATGCCTATGATGCGCATGGACGATATCTTGAGACCCGCTCGTTCAGGCTGAGTGTCAGGGATAAAAGTGATGATTTTATCGTGAACGATTATATTGGTGATATCCCTGATCATTTCGGAGAAACATATACATTGTATGAGATGATGGAAGATCCTGAGCTGCTTGAGGAAGTGGTTTCACTCGTTCCTGTCGGTGAGTTGAACCGGCTTGGTGTCTCATATACGAATCGTTTGAACAGCAGGGATGTCTCGAGCTATGAAGAACTGCTCAGAGCGGTAGATGCAGCGGGAATTACGACCATTAATCTCACAGAGGATATCAACCCGCCATCGGGTGCACCGCCTCTCGTGTTCAAAAAAGATGTGACGGTGAATGGGAATGGCCATACGCTGGGGGTCCGTGATCTGCGCGCGGGCGACGGCAGTGGATCAAGGCAAATGGCCTTTCGGAACATAAATATCGATCACGGTTCTCAGACCAGTGAACTCACGATCCACACGGGTTTAAACGGGATTATGATCTTGGATGATGTATCTGTGACGGGTGGCATTGATATCCGATCGGCCGGTGAGCGGTCAGTATACCTTCACGATGTTGAAGCGCGGCATGTGGATGTGACAGCACGAGAGGCTGTTCGAGTGGTGATCAGCGGTAACACTTCTTTGGAGGCGAATGATCACAGAGGGCTTTATGTTCAGACGAAAGCAAATCACCGAGTAGACATTTTTTCCAATGACATCCGGGTGATTGCTGGTAATGGTGGCCACATCGAGAGTGTTTATGTATATGGAGAGAACACGTTCATTGATTATGAAAATGACGGGTCAATCGGAGGTATTTACGGAAAGGGAGTAACGGACCTCATTTTTGATGAGGCTCAGATCGGACAATTCAGTGTGATGGATTCTCAAAGAAACTGGTCGGAAGGACGCGTTCTTCGAATTGAGGAAGTGACCCTGAGTAATGGAACGAACATGTTTTTCGGTCAGTCCAATATCAGCTGGTCGTTGACCGGAACAAATATTCCTCCAAATGTGGAGATCTCCTGGAACGCAGATAACAGCTACCTGCGGATCCGAAACGAAGATGGACAGATGCCGGATCGGGGTGTTTATGAACTCACCTTTGAGGGTCGCAGTGACAGCGGTGATCGGCTGAATTACTCGGTGGACCTCACAATCGAAATAAATTGA